Genomic DNA from Hyperolius riggenbachi isolate aHypRig1 chromosome 10, aHypRig1.pri, whole genome shotgun sequence:
atacacgttacatttaggggggtaacagcttcatacttggaggaaaatacagattaatatgatacctgacatggctagtgcatcagatcagggtcctgagtagattcatacctgggtggtaggggccccgggcccctctcgactggtatcaagagatccagcctgaccctacggatccaatgataccgctctcataaccaccctatttattgtattctgtaaatgggcaaaagattatattgtacattcatttcttcctgctaaggccggagtcagcctgactggagtccagctgtgtctgcttcttggctatgaaaggccctgttggctccttcaattaacatctgaatgtgaaatctgcttagacaactgagtttacacctctggcttgatcagcagtcacagggccagtcttcctgccagctgcttgtcaccttatacctgatggatgggccatcagcacagcttgaagccagggactctctgggcccaggctcattagcatatcaaaagggccaaccagcatttggaatggtgctctctttgctaagaaaaggactgcagacctcctacacaataaatccagattgtaccgatttgaagcgcaatcgacgcaggaatcgagtgcgatcgttcttttcttcacgggcgattccaggacgcgcctgcgtccccgcaatcgtccgtgacagttaccgcacatggttttgtgaaaaGAGCCCAATGTATCAAATctcagctactgctacagtgtacagaaactgctcaatacttcctccttccctatgtataataatgtatcaaATCTCACCTACTGCTACATTATtatacatagggaaggagggagtattGAGCAGTTTCTATACACTGTATCAAATCTCACCTACTGCTACAGTGTACAGAAACTGCTCaatactccctccttccctatgtataataatgtatcaaatctcacctactgctacagtgtacagaaactgctcaatactcgctccttccctatgtataataatgtatcaaatctcagctactgctacagtgtacaGAAACTACTCAATATACTCCCTCCTTCCCGATGTATAATGTATTAAATCTCAGTTCCTGCTACAGTGTATATGAACTTCTCAACGGTGGCAGCACTTTATTGTACAAGAAGGATCCTTGTACAATAAAGTGCTGCCACCGTGTGGTGAACATTAAACCTGTGGTCTGAAAAACGACTGTAGTCCCCGATACTATAACGGAAATTAATGTAACAAACAATATAACATGGATGCACAAAGTACTACCATAGCGCTTTCTATAGAGGCAGTGGGTGGTCCTGAGAATGTGGGTGAAACTTTGTTTCCTCAGATGGATACATACTAAGCTCACATCTAACAGCTGCACGATTTACATTTACGTGTTTGTATCTGCTCTGCGCCAAGCACAAGCTGCCAAAGCGTTCAGGCAAGTGGGAGTACCGGGGCCATACggttacaatgggctctattctcaaaactTCAAATAAAATGACTTCTaacccgatttttttttttttttagtaacaaCCTTTCAGTATATTTACAAGCAAGATAATCACTTATAGGAAGTGGTTCCTAGCTACCTTCAATGTTACTTTTCTTACTTTAATTACATTTTAgattgctctttggaagctttcAAATGTAACCTAGATAAAGTGAAAACCAAGACGATCACAACGCTTTGTGAACCATACCTATTGTATCCCCAGATGTGTCATACTGACCTCAcatacagaatcagaatcatttattttgcaaagtacaatgggggttgtacccggaattgtttttggctcatacagggtcggagatggtacaaacacatacatgcaatccttaaaacaggggtctcaaacgcaatttacctgggggccgcaggaggcaaagtcaggatgaggctgggccgcataaaggATTTCACAATCGCAGTGCATcaccgcctctgcctgcccctctggccctctcactcttccttcacagagagaggcggggagaagcagcgatgcgcggcgattgacgtcaggaggggcagagctgaagttgaaagctctgccccttccaggaaatgccggcggataaaatattgtatcgagggccgcaaatggcccgtgagtttgagacccctgccttaaaacatccaatcaggtacagtatggaacaaAGTAAGCATAtacttatatatacatacagcacataataactatagtgaaggacgcgtggggaagtctggagtgctgtgtgaggggagcagccacaTCTACCGGCGGTGCTCGCTCCGCAGCAGTTCCAGATGTCCCGCAATGTGCCCTGGtaaagagtggatagagaaagagagaagggatagctaaaaaagaaagaataaggaagaaagagagagataacCCCAGGTAAAGGACTaggggggtaatccgctgccgtccATGGCACTCAAAATGCTttgcagcgatactttgaatcagatgccccccagtctaaccctaggagagagacagagaggagagaggaaagtGGAAAGGACAGTGATAGAGTCCCCTTAGGATTGCGGCACAACCTGGTCGGTTAGTGTCCATTTGTGTCTCACTGGCTGGCTTTGTCCACTGCAGAGATTGGTACCCAAAGTTAGGGATAGTGCTAGGTGTCGAAGTGGCTGAAGTCGGTGCGTTGTCGGTAAAGCCATTTCTCCAATGCAGCTTACACAACTTCCCTGCAGGGCTAGGGCCGCGTCAGACCCACGGCTAGGgctagtagtgttgtccggattatgaacgattcggatcttagatccgaatcatcaaaatgagtgattcggatcgcaaatggggcggggccaggagcaacacgccccctctcagcggggtcctggaagcagagcagagatggatcgctctgttaaaggggaggcagccttgcacagccacaggtagatgagagagaggagacatcggtgccactgccagatatgtgtagagcacacatactggctgaaatgtgctgctcattataggctgtcttgtTCCGTAGTtgagcacagtgaacacattggaaacttttggcacagctcagtaacgttacaggcagcaggctgggctagaaaagggcaggcactgtaattgctgagcaatatgatcctcctgcactgctctatacagctgcacttcacttctgggaatgctttggggaatgggagttgggagtatacagatgaacatataggtgacatgtaaagcatgattgcagcaagtgggtattacgtgcaaacaaacatttctgctcgtccctcccttctctgtccactccctgcccatcttctccccttctctgtgtgtccacccccctccccttctcctgtcctgttaGTCATCTCACCCACGAattcttcccttgtaaaatgatcccagattcggatcaaagatcaagatcttttcaatgatccgattcgaatcatccagatcattgaaaagatccgaacatcACATCTTAGGGGTAGTCCCATGCTGGATCTGTAGCTTGGAGGGCTGCTTGATGGAGTGCAAGTGGCCTAGCCCCTGGGAAGATATAAGTTACAGGCAGAAGACTCCAGGATGGTTAACTGGGGGAGtatggaggcagcagcagcagcatctgatgGCCTCGAGGTGTGGTGTGCAGGCAGCTATAGTAGCATCGGACCTACTATGGCGGTGAAGCTGTGCCTTTAAATGCGGCGTCCTCCGGTTCCCCTGGCAGCGGCGTGCCTCAGCTGTCAGGTAATAGGTCAATACTTCTAGCGGTAGTACTGCAGAGCGCTTCTAGAGGTGGTGGGTGGCCCTGAGAAGGGCCGTTTGTTTTTGTGTAGTCGGGATGGAGTCAGGGTAGTTTAGCCGCCGAAGCCGTAGAGGGTGCGCCCCTGGCGTTTCAGGGCGTACACCACATCCATGGCGGTGACGGTCTTCCTCTTGGCGTGCTCGGTGTAGGTGACGGCATCGCGGATGACATTCTCCAGGAAAACCTTCAGCACTCCGCGGGTCTCCTCATAGATGAGGCCGGAGATACGCTTGACACCCCCTCTGCGGGCCAGGCGGCGGATGGCGGGCTTAGTGATGCCCTGGATGTTGTCCCGGAGCACCTTCCTGTGCCGCTTGGCGCCTCCTTTCCCGAGACCTTTGCCGCCCTTTCCTCTGCCAGACATGATGCTTCTTCTCTGCTGGAGATACACAATGCTGTGCGCTGCCGCCTCCCCTCCTCTTATACAGGCTGAGCGGACCTGACAGGAGACTGCgcagagggggaggagccaaGGGCGGGTTAGTCATTATACGTCTAATTTGTAGTTGTTCTGCTTCCTCTACTTTTAATATTACATACAATgttacatttctgacatttagCAGCAGCGCTCCCTACAGGTCAGGGCTTATATTGGCAGTGATGTGCtctgtcagctcacaaagcatcaCAAGTAACACTTCTGCATAGGCTCTCCGGCATGTTTCCCCTCACACTGGGCATAATGTAACAGCTGTGCTGCTAAATGACGATCTATTTGTCCCTCCAGGAATAGAATATCATAATGTTGCTGTTATCCTTTTAATTTCTTACGGGGTCTGGTCGCTCTACTTTTACTATATCTTGACGTTTGGCAGCGCTGCGTACAGAGAGACCAGTGATTATATTCGGTAATTGGTTTTCTCTCCTCAGAAGCCAACATAAATATCACTCCTAATGGATTCCTGTCCTGTTTATCTCACACTGGACATGTTATGACAGCTGTACTAAATGATCTCTTTGTCTCCTCCAGATGATCTATTTGTTCCCTTGTAGTAAATGACATTGTTACGACATAAACTCAATCCTGCATATCTCTTATGGCTGAACTCTGAGCTGGCATTGCAGGGAGCAGCACAGCCGGGGAAATGCTGAATATTATGGGGCAGCTGCCGGTGCAGCATCACATAATAGCCGCAACAGAGAGCGGCACATCCATCCCGCCTGTTCCACGGAAATTCGGCGGCAAATTTGAAAATCGCAACTGCTCTGCCTTAGCCAATCACAGCTACACAAACGTCTCCGCTCAGCCAATAGCTTTGCCAGAGTATTACTGCCTCTACATTGTGAATCAGACATTGGCCGTGCAGATACATATGCCTTTGTTGGCGCTACTGGGTGTTTCTAATGAATACCCCAAATGATGAAATACATTAATTGTAAAAGATTATAATGTGATGACTATTTTAATTAAAACAAGCCTGTTACGATCCATCCTGAATAGGAACGATCCCTCCACCACACATGATGCTCTCTATTGCTGTGCTAATAGCGCTAATGCTTCCGTATAGGAGTGCTGCCTGCAGGCTGATCTGCTTATGGGATTGTGGATCAGGATTACTGTACAGCCGTATAACATTGCATCTGATTCAGAGCCAGGAACACGTGTGGCTGCCAAACAGGAGGATCCATCTGATTCTTTTACATGGTATTTGGCAATATGGAGCTTGGCTTTAGTCTATGAAATATTGTTTGTAACGTTAACCTATCATCTCCGTTAATATGGTGTGGACTTTGTAAGCACACCATCGTGTGACACGTCTCTGCATGCAGCAGAGGAAACAATATAATGCGCATCAGGCTCTGTATAGACCGTGTGGGTGGCTCTGAGAAGAATATGTAACCATATTGCTCTCCTACACGCACGTGTCTGAGCCATTTAGCAGTTTGGGTTGAGCACAAAAGAGATGCAGAAGTGTAAGCTATTCGTGGAGAATGTATTTCATGCAGAAAggtaaatgtacagtatatttaatcGCTGAACAAGCTGCCAGGAACCCTCTGTTGCCAGCTTTACCTGTTCCTCGAATTATGTTCAGTTTGACCTAAAGGCTCATTGTCCGACCGCTCTGCCCATGACCGATAGAGGAGCGATCTATTGGCTGTTGCTCAAATATCTGGGGAAATACTTCAATGAGATTAAAATATATTTGGGGAAAGTATAGCCTTGGCAAATGCTGAAGGAAATACCGGCAGAGCGATAGGTAAAATGGAGGCGGAATGCATTGCCGATACTCGCAGGGAATTTATATTTTAGAATGAGCAAATCGAGATATATCGGTCACGGGTTAGTTTGTGCAGATCTATAGTGGCGGGAAAAACCGTTACCATTTCAAATTGATAATTAAACTATCAACTGATTTGACCCAACCAATCACCGTGTACAATTTCTCTCCCTTCATCCATAAACGCGCAAAACCTAAATGGATTGGATGTCTGACACCTGCTCCGCTGCACTGTCACACAAGCAGCTATATTGCTGCCGAATTGAACATTTTGCTGTATTTAACTATTTTTACTGCGGAACAATGACTTGACAAAATCCGTCCCGCAGATTGCCAGCAATTAGTGCCTAATATATACCCGCAAATAAGATTATTCAATTatgatagtttttgagaaaaccatcCATCGATCTTTACTTCATACCGATACATCAGTGTGCGCGCTAAAATATTGTATACCCGACCTACATGTGACAATATGATAAGTATGTTCTGTACTCGGCTCTGTATAGACCGTGTGGGTGGCTCTGAGAAGAGCCTTTGTggttctgtactgtgtgtgtccgGCTGCTGCAGGGAATTACTTGCTCTTGGCCGCCTTGTGGCTCTCGGtcttcttgggcagcagcacggCCTGGATGTTGGGCAGGACTCCCCCCTGGGCGATGGTCACCCCACCCAGCAGCTTGTTGAGCTCCTCGTCGTTGCGGACAGCCAGCTGCAGGTGGCGGGGGATGATGCGGGTCTTCTTGTTGTCCCGGGCGGCGTtgccagtagtgttgtccggatcatgaacgattcggatctttgatccgaatctattttatgagtcgatcatccgaatcatccaaatgaacgattcggatcgcaaaaggggcggggccaggagagccacgccccctctcagcgggcagtggggtcctggaagcagggatcgctctgttggatgggaggcagccttgcagggagacaggtagatgagagagaggggacatgggtgccactgccagatatgtgtagagcacacatactggctataacgtgctgcccattataggctggctgttccgtagtgctgcacagtgatcacattggaagcttttggctcagcacagctcagtaactttgcagacactgtgattgaaaggcaatataatcctcctgcactcggcactaaacagctgcacttatcttctgggaatgctttctttcactgtgcgaccttttctttcaaagtgtacagatgaacatataggtgaaatatatgtaaagcatatgacttcagcatgtgggtattacgtgcaaacatttctgctctctgctctcccctcctcccttctctgtccactccctgccctctgtccatcttctccccttctctgtgtgtccaccccctcccctcctcctgtccacagacctgtcctgctgttcatttcacccccgaatgcttccggtagtaaaatgatccgagattcggatcaaagatccggatctcttcaatgatccgattcgaatcatccggatcattgaaaagatccgaacttcccatctctagttgcCAGCCAGCTCCAGGATCTCAGCGGTCAGGTACTCCAGCACTGCGGCCAGATAGACCGGAGCTCCGGCCCCCACCCGCTCCGCATAGTTGCCCTTCCTCAGCAGACGGTGCACACGGCCGACTGGGAACTGCAGGCCGGCCCGGGAGGAGCGAGTCTTGGCCTTAGCACGGGCCTTGCCGCCTTGTTTGCCGCGTCCAGACATGATGATGGCAGATAATCAGGATGTGTCTCTCCAATGTAAGTATCCTAATCCAGCCCTCCTCCTTCTATATATACTCTGCAGGCTGTGTCCCGCGCTGtcacctgattggctgctattcaGTACTGCCAATGGCGGCTCGGTCTAGCAATCCGCCAATCAGCGACTGGGGCGGTGCTCTGCATGTTATACCTGAATAGCCGGTGTGTAGTTGTGCTAAACCAATGAGGGAGAAGGGGCGGTGATCGGGCAGTGCCAGTGACGCTGCCAATCAGCACAGCAGCTCCTCAGTAGCTGCGTTTGCATAGGCCGCCCATATAAGGAGGGGAGGCGGCGCTGTGGCCTCTCTGTATATCTCcgcactagagatgggaagttcggatcttttcaatgatccggatgattcgaatcggatcattgaagagatccggatctttgatccgaatctcggatcatcttACACCATTCGGGGGTGAACAGGTCTGTGgataggagaaggggagggagtggacacacagagaaggggagaagatggacagagggcagggagtggacagagaagggaggagggacgagcagagagcagaaatgtttgcacgtaatacccacatgctgaagtcatatgctttacatgtatttcacctatatgtgcatctgt
This window encodes:
- the LOC137536264 gene encoding histone H4 is translated as MSGRGKGGKGLGKGGAKRHRKVLRDNIQGITKPAIRRLARRGGVKRISGLIYEETRGVLKVFLENVIRDAVTYTEHAKRKTVTAMDVVYALKRQGRTLYGFGG
- the LOC137536265 gene encoding histone H2A type 2-B, which encodes MSGRGKQGGKARAKAKTRSSRAGLQFPVGRVHRLLRKGNYAERVGAGAPVYLAAVLEYLTAEILELAGNAARDNKKTRIIPRHLQLAVRNDEELNKLLGGVTIAQGGVLPNIQAVLLPKKTESHKAAKSK